Proteins from one Drosophila gunungcola strain Sukarami chromosome 3R, Dgunungcola_SK_2, whole genome shotgun sequence genomic window:
- the LOC128251843 gene encoding mitogen-activated protein kinase kinase kinase 4 isoform X3, protein MADGRIGALEEDMPPEDELAAHYEAFGTTPPRTRLKIKNRDWERKQKVVNVAASADLPASVGGTPKKNTRMARSRVLRRNTMDCALLNEMFVNEESKRTDKRLQSLLRDSEREMKSSLATTAVAAPRGNSFHETAHPLESLDQIMPLSSETMAPLPLRIASKVVESCNRYRCVSSRPIGYRSSAPPLAFAAQLPAGMLRSDGRATAGLGKRKDFHDTFANLIKLGSVDRQDAKLSQEEHTWQTELKDLIWLELQAWQADRTVEQQDKYLFEARQGVSELLTHIINYKFQPRYRREPSLISLDSGIHSDSNSNASSPLPSKMCQGCMSLYCKDCMDHQELALREVEHMLSRLEAAEALYPSSQAMGALHPIYKSQSFVGRIKSMCLWYNITKQNKLKLSILGKILARLQDEKFSWPVCTSSYIASDSGSSSASGVENDDSAVNSMDSSKPPSVTGSATRKGCRNGSVTACHKVQFMLNDATHVPGETSSSNESTSTEISQLSSECSHGHMRKGSMHDINIFSVEPLGSCSNNGTGEQSTGLYRKFIENVLKSRGLAKSLAFLHKLHNVALYKAHIALEKPGAEDLDYDSDTEAVEEDVPRLDPKISREQVVELRTYGYWSEEAQSINLPSYIPTFVFLSGIPLQFMHEFLRMRLETRPVRPNPLSLEQLMKELREGLTLALTHRERYQRHITTALVENEAELGNYISILNHYDATVRKTFELYLDYIDQLVLVAVPEGNQKSVLEKEWMFTKLISPMIKGMHTLASQKFCGIISKLLRNISERLVKRTVELDQQIEGTNESDDNEEVKWQLLTICRETQSLLTVERERSIKVLFFAKTFCRDVETTDFHREHYEHDVANQQHDFICSDVKAAFKLLQQDVLQVRNKLTAIIEGVQKRCCLSNMRDLDEQDKQAVLSRTREILHQGYKFGFEYHKDVIRLFEQRIMDQKDSGAHTVDLALGIIAYAKMWMHFVMERCERGRGMRPRWASQGLEFLILACDPQITQHLDDHEFEALKQQMDRCISHVIGITSEPEKVAKKKASPRTRKTSSPATSRSRTPTRTPMSAGMVLNPNTPPLQSPPYNKLLHPQFSLKEDLLQQSANTYSSVDSADYVDTPCQRSPNGELRLLVPQTPPMPASSGKASIESTPLALRQERVRDAVNRLDMDLEDSLRERRLIGQVKSLNSCDKVHIRARSVHFRWHRGIKIGQGRFGKVYTAVNNNTGELMAMKEIAIQPGETRALKNVAEELKILEGIKHNNLVRYYGIEVHREELLIFMELCSEGTLESLVELTGNLPEALARRFTAQLLAGVSELHKHGIVHRDIKTANIFLVDGSNSLKLGDFGSAVKIQAHTTVPGELQGYVGTQAYMAPEMFTKTNSDGHGRAADIWSVGCVVVEMASGKRPWAQFDSNFQIMFKVGMGEKPQAPESLSQEGHDFVDHCLQHDPKARLTAVELLEHNFCKYGRDECSSEQLQMQVRGSFRRNVATSS, encoded by the exons ATGGCTGATGGCCGGATTGGAGCTCTTGAAGAGGACATGCCGCCGGAGGACGAGCTGGCGGCCCACTATGAGGCATTCGGCACTACCCCACCTCGCACTAGGCTCAAAATCAAGAACCGCGACTGGGAACGCAAACAGAAGGTGGTCAATGTGGCGGC CTCCGCAGATTTACCCGCCAGTGTGGGCGGTACGCCCAAAAAGAACACCCGGATGGCCCGATCGCGCGTCCTGCGGCGCAACACCATGGACTGCGCCCTGCTCAACGAGATGTTCGTCAACGAGGAGAGCAAGCGGACGGACAAGCGGCTGCAGTCGTTGCTCCGCGACTCGGAGCGCGAGATGAAGAGTTCGCTGGCCACGACGGCGGTGGCGGCTCCGCGGGGCAACAGCTTTCACGAGACGGCACACCCACTTGAGTCTCTCGACCAGATCATGCCGCTCAGCTCGGAGACGATGGCGCCGCTCCCACTGCGGATTGCCTCCAAGGTGGTGGAGAGCTGCAACCGCTACCGCTGCGTGTCGTCACGACCGATTGGCTATCGCTCGTCGGCGCCGCCTTTGGCCTTTGCCGCCCAACTGCCCGCCGGGATGTTGAGGAGCGATGGCAGGGCCACCGCTGGACTGGGGAAACGAAAGGACTTCCACGACACGTTCGCCAACCTCATTAAGCTGGGCAGCGTGGACCGTCAGGATGCCAAGCTGTCGCAGGAGGAGCACACCTGGCAGACGGAGCTGAAGGATCTCATCTGGCTGGAGCTGCAGGCCTGGCAAGCCGACAGAACGGTGGAACAGCAGGACAAGTACCTTTTCGAGGCGCGACAGGGCGTCTCCGAACTGCTCACCCACATCATCAACTACAAGTTCCAGCCGCGTTACCGTCGCGAGCCGAGCCTGATCAGCCTGGACAGCGGAATACATTCCGATAGTAACTCCAATGCCAGCT CTCCGCTGCCCAGCAAGATGTGCCAGGGCTGCATGTCGCTGTACTGCAAGGATTGCATGGATCACCAGGAGTTGGCACTGCGGGAAGTAGAGCACATGCTCTCGCGTCTGGAAGCCGCCGAGGCCCTTTACCCATCTTCACAAGCCATGGGCGCCCTGCATCCCATTTACAAATCACAGAGCTTTGTGGGTCGCATCAAGTCCATGTGCTTATGGTACAACATTACCAAGCAAAACAAGCTTAAGCTCAGTATTTTGGGCAAGATTCTAGCCAG GCTGCAGGACGAGAAGTTCTCCTGGCCCGTCTGCACGTCATCCTACATCGCCTCGGATAGCGGCAGCTCATCTGCCTCTGGTGTGGAGAACGATGACTCGGCTGTCAACTCGATGGACTCATCCAAGCCGCCCAGTGTGACGGGATCGGCCACGCGCAAGGGCTGTCGCAACGGAAGTGTCACAGCCTGCCACAAGGTGCAGTTCATGCTAAACGATGCCACTCATGTGCCCGGCGAGACATCGAGCAGCAATGA ATCCACCTCCACGGAGATCAGCCAGCTGTCCAGTGAGTGCTCGCACGGCCACATGCGCAAGGGGTCCATGCACGACATCAACATCTTCAGTGTGGAGCCATTGGGTTCGTGCAGTAACAATGGAACCGGAGAGCAGTCCACGGGACTGTATCGGAAGTTTATCGAGAATGTGCTCAAAAGTCGTGGGCTGGCCAAATCCCTGGCATTCCTACACAAACTGCACAACGTGGCCCTGTACAAGGCGCACATTGCTCTGGAGAAACCCGGAGCGGAGGACTTGGATTACGATTCAGACACGGAGGCCGTTGAGGAGGATGTACCGCGACTGGACCCGAAAATTAGCCGCGAGCAGGTCGTGGAGCTGCGCACCTACGGCTACTGGAGCGAAGAAGCGCAATCGATTAATCTGCCCTCGTACATTCCCACCTTCGTCTTCCTGAGCGGCATTCCGCTGCAGTTCATGCACGAGTTCCTGCGCATGCGTCTCGAAACGCGACCCGTGCGACCCAATCCCCTAAGTCTAGAACAGCTGATGAAGGAGCTGCGGGAGGGTTTGACCCTGGCCCTGACCCATCGGGAGCGGTATCAGCGTCACATAACCACGGCACTGGTGGAGAACGAGGCGGAGCTGGGCAACTACATCAGCATTCTGAACCACTACGATGCGACGGTGCGAAAGACCTTTGAGCTGTACCTGGACTACATCGACCAACTGGTCCTGGTCGCCGTTCCCGAGGGCAACCAGAAGTCGGTGCTGGAGAAGGAGTGGATGTTCACCAAGCTCATAAGCCCCATGATCAAGGGCATGCACACATTGGCCTCACAGAAGTTTTGCGGCATCATCAGCAAGCTGTTGCGCAACATTTCCGAGCGACTGGTGAAACGCACTGTGGAGCTGGACCAGCAAATCGAGGGCACCAACGAGAGTGACGACAACGAGGAGGTCAAGTGGCAGCTGCTGACCATCTGCCGGGAGACGCAGTCACTGCTCACCGTCGAGCGGGAGCGCTCCATCAAGGTGCTCTTCTTCGCCAAGACCTTCTGCCGCGACGTGGAGACCACAGACTTCCATCGCGAGCACTACGAGCACGACGTGGCGAACCAGCAGCACGACTTCATCTGTTCGGATGTGAAGGCGGCATTTAAGCTGTTGCAGCAGGATGTTTTGCAGGTGCGCAACAAGCTGACTGCGATCATCGAGGGCGTACAGAAGCGCTGCTGCTTGAGCAACATGCGAGACTTGGACGAGCAGGACAAGCAGGCTGTGCTGTCGCGCACTCGCGAGATCCTGCACCAGGGCTACAAGTTTGGCTTCGAGTACCACAAAGATGTGATCCGGCTGTTCGAGCAGAGGATTATGGACCAAAAGGACAGCGGTGCGCATACGGTGGATCTGGCATTAGGCATCATCGCCTACGCCAAGATGTGGATGCACTTTGTAATGGAGCGTTGCgagcgggggcgtggcatgcgTCCCCGCTGGGCCTCCCAGGGCCTGGAGTTTCTAATTCTTGCCTGTGATCCGCAAATCACTCAGCACCTGGACGACCACGAGTTTGAGGCGCTGAAGCAGCAAATGGATCGCTGTATTTCGCACGTGATTGGCATCACATCGGAGCCGGAGAAGGTGGCCAAGAAGAAGGCCTCGCCACGCACTCGCAAGACTTCGTCGCCGGCAACCTCGCGCTCCCGCACCCCCACCCGGACTCCCATGTCCGCTGGCATGGTGCTCAATCCGAATACGCCGCCGCTGCAGTCGCCACCGTACAACAAGCTGCTGCATCCGCAGTTCAGCTTGAAGGAGGATCTGCTGCAGCAGTCTGCGAACACCTACAGCTCCGTGGACAGTGCCGACTATGTGGACACTCCGTGCCAAAGGAGTCCCAATGGCGAGCTACGTCTGCTGGTGCCCCAAACGCCGCCGATGCCCGCCTCTTCCGGGAAGGCCAGCATCGAGAGCACACCGCTGGCACTGCGGCAGGAGCGGGTGAGGGATGCGGTGAATCGCCTGGATATGGATTTGGAGGACTCGCTGCGCGAGCGCAGGCTGATTGGGCAGGTGAAGTCACTGAACTCCTGCGACAAAGTGCATATACGAGCACGAAGTGTCCACTTCCGCTGGCATCGCGGCATTAAGATCGGCCAGGGACGCTTCGGCAAGGTGTACACGGCGGTGAACAACAACACGGGCGAGTTGATGGCCATGAAAGAGATCGCTATCCAGCCGGGCGAGACGCGGGCGTTGAAGAACGTGGCTGAGGAGCTGAAGATACTGGAGGGAATCAAGCACAACAACCTGGTGCGCTACTACGGCATCGAGGTGCATCGCGAGGAGCTGCTCATCTTCATGGAACTCTGCTCCGAGGGCACCCTCGAGTCGCTGGTGGAGCTGACGGGCAATCTGCCGGAGGCCCTGGCCCGCCGCTTCACCGCCCAACTCTTGGCGGGCGTGTCCGAGCTGCACAAGCACGGCATTGTGCACCGCGACATCAAGACGGCCAACATCTTCCTCGTGGACGGCAGCAACAGCCTGAAACTGGGCGATTTCGGTTCGGCGGTCAAGATCCAGGCGCACACCACCGTGCCCGGCGAGCTGCAGGGCTACGTGGGCACGCAGGCGTACATGGCGCCGGAAATGTTTACAAAGACCAACAGCGATGGCCATGGCAGGGCCGCCGATATCTGGTCGGTGGGCTGTGTGGTTGTCGAGATGGCCTCGGGCAAG CGTCCTTGGGCCCAGTTTGATTCCAATTTCCAGATCATGTTCAAGGTGGGCATGGGCGAGAAGCCGCAGGCTCCGGAGAGTCTCTCGCAGGAGGGTCACGACTTTGTCGATCACTGTCTGCAGCACGATCCCAAAGCGCGCTTGACGGCAGTGGAGCTGTTGGAGCACAACTTTTGCAAG TACGGACGAGATGAGTGCAGCAGCGAGCAGTTGCAGATGCAGGTGCGCGGCTCTTTCCGGCGGAATGTGGCGACCAGCAGCTAA